Part of the Henckelia pumila isolate YLH828 chromosome 2, ASM3356847v2, whole genome shotgun sequence genome is shown below.
CAGTTGACAGTAACGTAAGTTTTCTGTCCAATAAATCTTCGAAAGACAGGAATTTCAATGGTCCCgtaacaagtcaaggcagtggGATTGGGATACTTGGAGGCGTTTCACTGGATTCCACACTTAATTTTGCTAAAAAGTTGGTGAATTTTAAGTTGGATGAGGGAGAAAATGGCCTCCCTTTTGTCCTTTGTTCAGATCCTATTCTGAGCAAGGAGCTTTTATCCCTTGAAAGAGGTTCATTTCCTATTGTTAATCCTGCAAAACCCACAAGTACACGTGTTGATCGAAGTTCAGTGGTTGAGAATTTAAGGTGTAAGAGAAGTTTTCTAGAGAAATCGGGAGTTTCTTGTATCGTAATGCCTTGTCATGTATTGAATTCTTGGTACGGCGAAATTGCCGAGGGATGTTCTGTTCCTGTCCTGAATATGGGGGTGTGTGTGGCTAATGAACTCAAGGAGGCTAAGTTGCGGCCACTTGAAGCTGGAAGCCCTTTGCGGATAGGTGTTCTCGCGACCAATATTGATATGGTGACTAGCTTTTATCAAGAAAATCTTGAAAATGAGGTATTCTGAGTTTGCCTCTTTCAACTGATTCATGAGCTTGAAGTAGCTTTATTCCTTAAATGATTGGCAAACTATAAGTTTGGTATGTTCTATATGTTGTGATTGTTCCTTTAATTTTGTGATACGTGCATTATTATTTTGGAATATAATAACAAATTCTAGATGCACAAGGGCAGATAAAAGGGGTGTCCTTCAACTAGTTAAGCGGTATCGAGGATTTTCAATTATTAAGAAAAGAGAAGACAGGAGACTTGATTGAATTTGGAAGGCGAAACTTGAATGCTTTTATGGATACCActctgttttaaaattttttgtttgtaGGGAGGAGGGTGGGGGGCGGTCCTCTCCCGCGCTTTGCCCTTGTTCCAGCCCTTCTCTTCCTTCCTCTTTGCTGTCAAGGTGACCACTATGGGCATGGTCAGCTAGTGAGCCTGGCAGTGTGTGTATATGTACCATTATGAGATTTCTGACTCTTTCTTACAAGTACCAGgttgtatgattttaacagataTTTGGAACCTGCAACATTGATAGAATTTACTAATCTCAGTACAATGGCATACACTCTGTCCCATAATAAAAGGTGATATTAATGTTTAGGGATTTGAGGTTATACTTCCGGACAAAGCAACCATGGAACATGCAGTGATCCCAGCAGTTGAAGCATTGAAAAGAAAAGACACAGAAGGAGCTCAGAATTTATTCAGAATTGCCTTGCAAGTTCTATTAGTGAGAGCTGTGAACAGAGTCATTCTTGCCTCAGATGAATTTCGGGGAGTTTTACCCCTTGACGATCCTCTGTGGCAAAAATGCATTGACCCGATTGATGTTTTAGCCCGATCGACCGCCATGTATTCTCAATCTGCTGGGAGGAGCAAATAGACCAAAAGTGGTAATCGGTAATTGAATGTCCTTCAGCATGCATTTTTATCAAGTACTAGTAATCTCATAGTTTTATCACTCTCTCATGAATTATTAATCATGCTCAAagaatatgtatataaaatgAATTTTTAAGGATTAGAGCATGAGATTGTTTAGAGTTGGTATATTATAGAAACTGCAGTTATGGATGCTGAacgatttttttattattatacatGTCGCTGCATTATTTATGACACCCTTCTTGATTGATGCTTTAGCCCGGTCGACCGCCAAGTATGCTCAATCTTCAAGGAGGAGCAAATAGACCAAAAGTAAATagattttaaatcaaataattattaagacaacttaaaattcatgtTAATTAACATGAACAATAATGTGGATTTCAAGTTTATGGTCTTACTTCactaaacaaaaaaatacatttaaaatcaAAGTTTAGACGAAAGAATTTCAAATTATGAATTTAAAatgtatttaaatatatttttgttgtcTAAAAAAATAACGTCATAAACATCAAATTtacattttaaatgtttatatataGTGTttcatattaattaaaataaatttcaagttTATTCAATAATAATGTCATTTGAAATTTACATTGTTTTATgctaataatatataaataagtaaTGTAAGAatttaagattttatatatttttattattaataataaaactATAGTAActataaaaaacaataaaaatataataaaaacttGATGAAAATCATCATTCCAAACGCCAtaataaaagaattttaaatttgaagtaGGATAAACAGAATGCATATCTTCGAACAGAGAGCCACGTTCATTTTTCTTAGCAAGTGGCACGTTGGGTTCGTTCCTGATTGGAAAGgggaaaaaagaaaataaaaaagagaGAAGTCGGAAAacgagatttaaaaaaaaaaaagaaaaaagaaaaaaagggaGAAGGCAAGTGAGAGAGAAATTTCCTATCTGTAATTCTGTATAGGGATTTCTTCTCGGATTTACGGACTATTTGCTATGTGATTTTTAAACCAAAATTAtatgttagcttatgcttaatttaattaaaatccaAAAGCTACTCATATGGTGATTATAAATCTCCATAACTGATTATAATAAAAAAGTCAATGTTAAAATgactctaatcacttatttatcaaatactacctaattttgatttttagattttcacatttgtatccaaacactaccaacttttaatttttcttaaattttttatgatctataaatttaatcacttctacaaaaatataattttttgtaaacACTCCGTTAGTCTGGGAGTAAAATCAACCATGGATCTAGAGGAAACTAGCAAGAAGAGTAAACGCGTTGCAATTTTCATCGTGCATTCCAGCGGATTTGGCCAACTATGGACATAAGAGGCTACTGGGGAAGGTTTTTTCATCCAAAGCTATCAATAGAGAAACCTTTCAAAACGCATAGATTATagatatttgaaaattatgtgTTTCAAGTGTTGTAAATAAATAGTTGTATTTGTAGTACCATAAAAAAAGTATCATAATCGTATTATATGTTGATTTCTCGTATCcatatttacaaaaaaatattccTGAAGTAAGTTACAAAGGTTTTATAGATTTAAATGATAAAAGTTTTGGGGACAATTAGATATATGACATTCCTTCCCATTTTCGTTTGAATTTTGACCTTCTTTAGCACAATTTTTGATAATTAACCTTCAATTAGAATTCTAATCCCAATTTTTCCAAATTTTCCCCGGCCTTCTGAAACACAATTGTCtaacccaattttttttttttttttttcttttctaatcTCCTTCCACCCAAGTCCATTAACCATGCTTTCCTATCTTCCAACTATTatctttttatattttgtattaaaaatatttaatcattCTCCTCTGTCATAAAACGCTAAATCATGTTCATCTTTTCTTCTACTTGTTTCCGAAGCATCGAGACCTCTCTTTTCTATCTCTAGTATATTGTTTTTGGCAATCTATTTTTCTaaccaaaaatttattattttattcattaatCGCATGAAgaggaaaaaaataatacaaaaatatGAGACTAAACGTTCATATAGTTTTTTGAGAACTAAAAGTTCATAAATGATAATGCATGTATTTAAGAATTTGGATGCAAGAGACAATTTAAAGTagggttttttttatttctaatgtaaattaaaaaataaatttcaaaaataacgtaaaattaaaaaaatttcacaaatactgTAAAACGCCAAGTCTGATAGCGGACGTTTTGTACACGTAGGTATCGTCCTCTGCCACCGCCACGGGCGCGGACGCTGcccaatttaaaattatttcggTCCTCATTATTCTGCTGCCCCACCCACCTCTGTTATCAGAAACAATTTGGTTCCTCCATTATTATCTCTACACATTTCTTCCTCCTCTTCTcaattttagtttatttgaCAGTAGATTTCTCCGTCATCGTTTGTCCGATTGCAAATTCGAGAgtagttttggaatccttgcaacgagagtttttttttttacaccaaTTTTTCGAGTTTTCTTCGCCATCTCGGAAACATCGTCCGATCaatcgtttttttttttcaccgtTGTTCATCGCCGCCGATCGTTGTTCAAGctaggaataaaatatttaggTTGGTTGgagctctatttcaaaatttgaaggtAAATTCGAGATTATAGTTTTGAAATTTGGGTGTtttggtttaattgatttactaTAATTGAATATGTTTGATTGTTGTTTGTAGGTACTTAAAAAAAAGCCATTTAAAGGTATGaattatttttcagaatttttttaagcattatttggaattttaagtttattttaataatatgttttagtatatatttcaaatttcttcttttttataattaaatatattatattaatataataaaaattaaatgtatTAATAATAAAGAATAGTTAAGCTCCCTTCCTCCAAGactcaaataattattttaaattttattgataatatttatttatttaattattcaaaTTTGTAATTAATTTACACTAATTACACCTAAACTACCTTCTAATTACCCTACCCTATTCACGTCCAAACCCTTCCCATCCGCCTCCACCCCCTTCCACCTTCATTTTCACGTTTCCACCAAAAGTCCAGAAGCATAAatcttataatatatataaatatagaattatatatatatatattaaaatactataatatatatatatataaactttattattgttattgttattatattagatatatatgcatatatattacCTTATTATTGATAtactatataaatatagaatatattatatatatatatatatattaaaatactaaaatatatatatataaactttattattgttgttgttattatattagatatatatgcatatatattatCTTATTATTGATAtactatataaatatagaatatatattattacattgaaatatatatatatatatatatatatatatatatatattttattgttatcgttatttatattaaatatgtgcatatatagacatatattgttatatgcatagattaaaatttattatattttattttatttttatgttttgttattttgtaattttataatATGTGTTTATTGGTTTGCATTATATAATTGTTAGTATATTTGTCAGGATGACAACAAATCGAGGGCCAATAGATTTCAGTGTGCTATATTTACAAGCAACACATATGTCGTCAGAAGTTTCCACAAAAACAATTGATGACATAGTCCGAGTTAAACGATCCGATAATTTGATTTGGCAGTTATTTAATGATCATGGTTTGCACAGTCGTGTGAttgcatatttaaataacaTGGGGTTTTATGGTGTTTTGCTGTGTGGATCTCAGCAATATGATAATCATTTAATTATTGCTTTGGTTGAACGATGGCGACGTGAAACACATACCTTTTATTTTAGATGTGGTGAAGCAACCATCACTTTACAGGATATTTCCATTATTTGGGGTCTGCCTATTGATGGTGAGCCTGTAATTGGTATAGATGTTTCACACAGAGTTGAAGAGTGGCAGcatatatgtttgaatttattggGATTTACGCCACTGACGTCGCATTTCAAAGGTGGTCACTTATCGATGACCGCTTTATATTAGCATTGCATGGCTGCACATATCGATGATAATAGTCCAGAAATAGATGTCGTAAAATATACCCGTTGTGTAGCATTAATGATTATTGGAGGAATCATGGTTCCAGATTATCAAGGAGGATCTGTTAGATTGATTTTTTTGCAACTACTTCGGGATATTGAACGCATCAGATCTTATAGTTGGGGAAGTGCAGTTCTGGCATTTCTATATCGTGAGTTATGCAATGCAACACGGATATGAAAAGCTATAATATCCGGCTCTATTTATCCTACAGGTataaatttttaagttaatctaatatcatattataataatttttaatttaatttattactgATGGCAGATATGGGCATGGAGCAGGATTACATTTGTTAATCCTGATATGAATGGATTATCTCTGATTGTGCGTCAAAATGAATTCGAGGAAAATATTCCATATACTCCTTATGGTGCACGgtaatatttgaaaaatattagcattgtataaattacaaatttattttgtaataattttaataatatttttttattgtaggtGGTCAAATGTGTTTAGTTACACTTATTCACCAACGCACGCTGTTAGAATTATAAGGGATTGCTTCGATTGTATGACTAATGTCGAGGTGTGTTATTGGATTATTgaaactttaaaat
Proteins encoded:
- the LOC140882987 gene encoding uncharacterized protein, with translation MGFCISSELYSRMSLCFPSSFNCITNGSLSCCVSKHTKGKKNPSPVKLPVDSNVSFLSNKSSKDRNFNGPVTSQGSGIGILGGVSLDSTLNFAKKLVNFKLDEGENGLPFVLCSDPILSKELLSLERGSFPIVNPAKPTSTRVDRSSVVENLRCKRSFLEKSGVSCIVMPCHVLNSWYGEIAEGCSVPVLNMGVCVANELKEAKLRPLEAGSPLRIGVLATNIDMVTSFYQENLENEGFEVILPDKATMEHAVIPAVEALKRKDTEGAQNLFRIALQVLLVRAVNRVILASDEFRGVLPLDDPLWQKCIDPIDVLARSTAMYSQSAGRSK